One stretch of Diorhabda carinulata isolate Delta chromosome 5, icDioCari1.1, whole genome shotgun sequence DNA includes these proteins:
- the LOC130893782 gene encoding SH3 domain-binding glutamic acid-rich protein homolog isoform X1 — translation MVIKVYISGISGNKEVKKRQQRVLLILDSKNVKYEVIDMAEPGAEEAKDFMQNNSTSFGGTIGDPTPRHPLPPQIFNDEVYCGDYDMFDMANELDEMEKFLKLEPNSLNEQISSAEINLKNGDASIDEKIDNVLGKTDESKENEVPNEQKDVEDNKEDGSGDREEILENGGLGVEEKVEETTDKEDTLEQDGTENKTIVTTDKEDLKKEEAVESESKENSAINEDIEKVEAVESEIKDNSDQKEDPVDKDDVDSGAGDEAEEDELENVTPLEKSDE, via the exons ATGGTGATTAAAGTGTACATCAGTGGAATTTCGGGAAATAAAGAG GTGAAAAAAAGACAACAAAGAGTCCTCTTAATATTAGAttctaaaaatgttaaatacgAAGTTATAGATATGGCCGAGCCCGGGGCTGAAGAGGCCAAAGattttatgcaaaataattCTACTTCTTTCGGAGGTACAATAGGAGATCCTACGCCTAGACACCCTCTCCCACCTCAGATCTTTAATGACGAAGTATATTGTGGg GATTATGATATGTTCGATATGGCGAATGAATTagatgaaatggaaaaatttttaaaattagaaccGAATTCGTTAAACGAACAAATTTCTAGTGCTGaaattaatctgaaaaatggaGATGCTtctattgatgaaaaaatagataacGTACTTGGAAAAACTGACGAATCAAAGGAAAATGAAGTGCCCAATGAACAAAAAGATGTAGAAGACAATAAGGAAGACGGATCTGGAGATAGAGAG gaaatattagaaaatggtGGTTTGGGTGTCGAGGAAAAGGTAGAAGAAACCACTGATAAAGAG GACACATTAGAACAAGATGGcacagaaaataaaacaatagtaACTACAGATAAAGAG gatttaaaaaaagaagaagcggTTGAGAGTGAATCTAAAGAAAATTCTGCAATTAACGAG GACATAGAAAAAGTAGAAGCAGTTGAGAGTGAAATTAAAGACAACTCTGATCAAAAAGAG GACCCGGTCGATAAAGATGACGTTGACAGTGGTGCTGGGGATGAAGCCGAAGAAGACGAACTAGAAAATGTAACTCCTCTCGAAAAgtctgatgaataa
- the LOC130893782 gene encoding SH3 domain-binding glutamic acid-rich protein homolog isoform X3, whose translation MVIKVYISGISGNKEVKKRQQRVLLILDSKNVKYEVIDMAEPGAEEAKDFMQNNSTSFGGTIGDPTPRHPLPPQIFNDEVYCGDYDMFDMANELDEMEKFLKLEPNSLNEQISSAEINLKNGDASIDEKIDNVLGKTDESKENEVPNEQKDVEDNKEDGSGDREDTLEQDGTENKTIVTTDKEDLKKEEAVESESKENSAINEDIEKVEAVESEIKDNSDQKEDPVDKDDVDSGAGDEAEEDELENVTPLEKSDE comes from the exons ATGGTGATTAAAGTGTACATCAGTGGAATTTCGGGAAATAAAGAG GTGAAAAAAAGACAACAAAGAGTCCTCTTAATATTAGAttctaaaaatgttaaatacgAAGTTATAGATATGGCCGAGCCCGGGGCTGAAGAGGCCAAAGattttatgcaaaataattCTACTTCTTTCGGAGGTACAATAGGAGATCCTACGCCTAGACACCCTCTCCCACCTCAGATCTTTAATGACGAAGTATATTGTGGg GATTATGATATGTTCGATATGGCGAATGAATTagatgaaatggaaaaatttttaaaattagaaccGAATTCGTTAAACGAACAAATTTCTAGTGCTGaaattaatctgaaaaatggaGATGCTtctattgatgaaaaaatagataacGTACTTGGAAAAACTGACGAATCAAAGGAAAATGAAGTGCCCAATGAACAAAAAGATGTAGAAGACAATAAGGAAGACGGATCTGGAGATAGAGAG GACACATTAGAACAAGATGGcacagaaaataaaacaatagtaACTACAGATAAAGAG gatttaaaaaaagaagaagcggTTGAGAGTGAATCTAAAGAAAATTCTGCAATTAACGAG GACATAGAAAAAGTAGAAGCAGTTGAGAGTGAAATTAAAGACAACTCTGATCAAAAAGAG GACCCGGTCGATAAAGATGACGTTGACAGTGGTGCTGGGGATGAAGCCGAAGAAGACGAACTAGAAAATGTAACTCCTCTCGAAAAgtctgatgaataa
- the LOC130893787 gene encoding SH3 domain-binding glutamic acid-rich protein homolog — translation MVVQVYISGVSGNTEVKSRQQRVLSILDAKSIDYEIVDITGEDSESHKIFMRSNATSLGGTMNDPNPKYPLPPQFFNNDVYCGDYNLFDTANELGELDIFLKLVDGVSSNDQKISTAEIVLK, via the exons ATGGTAGTGCAAGTTTATATTAGTGGTGTTTCCGGAAATACAGAG GTAAAATCTCGTCAACAAAGAGTGTTGTCGATACTAGATGCTAAAAGTATAGACTACGAAATTGTGGACATCACGGGTGAGGACAGCGAGAGCcacaaaatatttatgagaTCAAACGCGACATCTCTGGGTGGAACAATGAACGATCCAAATCCAAAATATCCTTTGCCGCCACAATTTTTCAACAACGATGTTTATTGCGGG gaTTACAATCTATTCGATACCGCTAACGAATTAGGAGAACTGgatatatttcttaaattagTAGATGGTGTTAGTTCCAACGATCAAAAAATATCTACTGCGgaaatagttttgaaataa
- the LOC130893770 gene encoding uncharacterized protein LOC130893770 encodes MNILKPFDNIDFILNNKTVLLSQKLFSLIELWDKMSVFDFDQINMNETIKLMDWALLHTLNITLTAEWTHYTDLFETQLVNALEKASHILRPISVIFDKYFEKMLYVLKTSWGCPILEVVIKNENVGISEKIVEFFDREKADLIVMRLVKLCDSRCEDLALNLATAFLEYIQYTDKNGRAVEITPKQFLFILDIRIVLLYKWGRIRAIEEIVNRFSYEDFKFCVERFMDKDTDKSKTWQHCRKVAALMLQIYLETNVVNMERVRKFIDILDFYLKVSVKMDNLEDFIEKVGRLSEMAEPSLLLNVCELLKNADNRNLYNFTAQMFIRTINADLNDIEALKINENYENDDVRRRDMSVVTARLAATFDSLAGFLKRNVKIARECALTAFSLEPTADRLGILEDLARKSGLPILDATYQWKCKLHPLSSPISDVELLSGCSDCREYMRQFQPNIPIRSNLTLYEAIQTLDLPEIICDDLVICISNPRYQILSWYLPWMVLYRLCVMYLRDPLRTRNYITKLDYVDIDYSKFDRNQKVSFNPFEGIEEGYEKYLNSDYESENESTSETCAPLGDDYDPNSMESLKKILNNTEVEPTDNRIMRNNGKKGLEKLKRKFRFFGKRAAEKSNF; translated from the exons atgaatattttgaagcCTTTCgataatatcgattttattttgaataataaaacgGTATTACTATCTCAAAAACTTTTCTCATTGATAGAATTATGGGATAAAATGTCCGTATTCGATTTCGATCAAATAAACATGAACGAAACTATCAAGTTGATGGACTGGGCATTGTTGCATACTCTGAACATTACTCTTACTGCCGAATGGACACATTATACGGATTTATTCGAG ACACAATTAGTAAACGCTTTAGAGAAAGCGAGCCATATTTTGAGACCGATTTCTGTAATATTcgataaatatttcgaaaaaatgttaTACGTTTTAAAAACGTCGTGGGGTTGTCCGATATTGGAGGTCGTTATTAAAAACGAAAACGTCGGAATCAGTGAAAAAATCGTCGAGTTTTTCGATAGAGAAAAAGCTGATTTAATAGTTATGAGATTGGTTAAATTATGCGATTCCCGATGCGAAGATTTAGCTCTAAATTTGGCGACGGCGTTTCTCGAGTATATCCAATACACCGATAAAAACGGCCGTGCAGTCGAGATCACCcccaaacaatttttgtttattttggatataagaATCGTTTTATTATATAAGTGGGGTAGGATAAGGGCTATCGAGGAAATCGTAAATCGATTTAGTTACGAGGATTTCAAATTTTGCGTCGAGAGATTCATGGACAAAGACACCGATAAATCTAAGACTTGGCAACATTGCCGAAAGGTTGCTGCATTAATGTTACagatatatttgg AAACGAACGTCGTTAATATGGAACGCGTACGtaaatttatcgatattttggatttttatttgaaagtcaGCGTAAAAATGGATAATTTagaagattttattgaaaaagttggGAGATTAAGTGAAATGGCGGAACCCTCGTTGCTATTAAACGTATGCGAACTTTTAAAAAACGCCGataatagaaatttatataattttaccGCCCAAATGTTCATCAGAACCATTAACGCCGATTTGAACGATATAGAG GCACtgaaaataaacgaaaactATGAGAACGATGATGTGCGTCGTAGAGATATGTCAGTTGTCACCGCGAGGTTGGCGGCGACGTTTGACAGTTTGGCGGGATTTTTGAAACGTAATGTGAAAATAGCACGAGAATGCGCGTTAACTGCCTTCAGTTTGGAGCCTACTGCCGATAGGTTGGGTATTTTGGAAGATTTGGCTAGAAAAAGCGGATTGCCG atatTAGATGCAACATATCAATGGAAATGCAAGCTACACCCCCTATCATCCCCTATATCCGACGTCGAATTATTATCTGGATGTTCCGATTGTCGGGAATATATGCGTCAATTCCAACCTAATATACCGATAAGGTCGAATTTAACTCTTTACGAAGCCATTCAAACATTGGATTTACCGGAAATTATTTGCGACGATCTCGTTATTTGTATATCAAATCCGAGGTACCAG ATATTGAGTTGGTATTTGCCCTGGATGGTACTGTACAGATTGTGCGTGATGTATTTGAGGGACCCCCTGCGAACTAGGAATTATATCACCAAATTGGATTATGTCGATATCGATTATTCGAAATTTGATCGTAATCAGAAAGTTTCGTTTAATCCGTTCGAAG GTATAGAAGAAGGTTACGAGAAGTACCTGAACTCCGATTACGAATCCGAAAATGAATCGACGTCCGAAACGTGCGCTCCACTCGGCGACGATTACGATCCCAATTCGATGGAAAGTCTGAAGAAAATTCTCAACAACACCGAGGTCGAACCGACCGACAATCGGATAATGCGCAACAACGGCAAAAAGggattggaaaaattgaaaagaaaatttcgttttttcggaaaaagggCTGcggaaaaatcgaatttttga
- the LOC130893782 gene encoding SH3 domain-binding glutamic acid-rich protein homolog isoform X2, with product MVIKVYISGISGNKEVKKRQQRVLLILDSKNVKYEVIDMAEPGAEEAKDFMQNNSTSFGGTIGDPTPRHPLPPQIFNDEVYCGDYDMFDMANELDEMEKFLKLEPNSLNEQISSAEINLKNGDASIDEKIDNVLGKTDESKENEVPNEQKDVEDNKEDGSGDREEILENGGLGVEEKVEETTDKEDTLEQDGTENKTIVTTDKEDLKKEEAVESESKENSAINEDPVDKDDVDSGAGDEAEEDELENVTPLEKSDE from the exons ATGGTGATTAAAGTGTACATCAGTGGAATTTCGGGAAATAAAGAG GTGAAAAAAAGACAACAAAGAGTCCTCTTAATATTAGAttctaaaaatgttaaatacgAAGTTATAGATATGGCCGAGCCCGGGGCTGAAGAGGCCAAAGattttatgcaaaataattCTACTTCTTTCGGAGGTACAATAGGAGATCCTACGCCTAGACACCCTCTCCCACCTCAGATCTTTAATGACGAAGTATATTGTGGg GATTATGATATGTTCGATATGGCGAATGAATTagatgaaatggaaaaatttttaaaattagaaccGAATTCGTTAAACGAACAAATTTCTAGTGCTGaaattaatctgaaaaatggaGATGCTtctattgatgaaaaaatagataacGTACTTGGAAAAACTGACGAATCAAAGGAAAATGAAGTGCCCAATGAACAAAAAGATGTAGAAGACAATAAGGAAGACGGATCTGGAGATAGAGAG gaaatattagaaaatggtGGTTTGGGTGTCGAGGAAAAGGTAGAAGAAACCACTGATAAAGAG GACACATTAGAACAAGATGGcacagaaaataaaacaatagtaACTACAGATAAAGAG gatttaaaaaaagaagaagcggTTGAGAGTGAATCTAAAGAAAATTCTGCAATTAACGAG GACCCGGTCGATAAAGATGACGTTGACAGTGGTGCTGGGGATGAAGCCGAAGAAGACGAACTAGAAAATGTAACTCCTCTCGAAAAgtctgatgaataa
- the LOC130893782 gene encoding SH3 domain-binding glutamic acid-rich protein homolog isoform X5: MVIKVYISGISGNKEVKKRQQRVLLILDSKNVKYEVIDMAEPGAEEAKDFMQNNSTSFGGTIGDPTPRHPLPPQIFNDEVYCGDYDMFDMANELDEMEKFLKLEPNSLNEQISSAEINLKNGDASIDEKIDNVLGKTDESKENEVPNEQKDVEDNKEDGSGDREDLKKEEAVESESKENSAINEDIEKVEAVESEIKDNSDQKEDPVDKDDVDSGAGDEAEEDELENVTPLEKSDE, translated from the exons ATGGTGATTAAAGTGTACATCAGTGGAATTTCGGGAAATAAAGAG GTGAAAAAAAGACAACAAAGAGTCCTCTTAATATTAGAttctaaaaatgttaaatacgAAGTTATAGATATGGCCGAGCCCGGGGCTGAAGAGGCCAAAGattttatgcaaaataattCTACTTCTTTCGGAGGTACAATAGGAGATCCTACGCCTAGACACCCTCTCCCACCTCAGATCTTTAATGACGAAGTATATTGTGGg GATTATGATATGTTCGATATGGCGAATGAATTagatgaaatggaaaaatttttaaaattagaaccGAATTCGTTAAACGAACAAATTTCTAGTGCTGaaattaatctgaaaaatggaGATGCTtctattgatgaaaaaatagataacGTACTTGGAAAAACTGACGAATCAAAGGAAAATGAAGTGCCCAATGAACAAAAAGATGTAGAAGACAATAAGGAAGACGGATCTGGAGATAGAGAG gatttaaaaaaagaagaagcggTTGAGAGTGAATCTAAAGAAAATTCTGCAATTAACGAG GACATAGAAAAAGTAGAAGCAGTTGAGAGTGAAATTAAAGACAACTCTGATCAAAAAGAG GACCCGGTCGATAAAGATGACGTTGACAGTGGTGCTGGGGATGAAGCCGAAGAAGACGAACTAGAAAATGTAACTCCTCTCGAAAAgtctgatgaataa
- the LOC130893782 gene encoding SH3 domain-binding glutamic acid-rich protein homolog isoform X4, whose protein sequence is MVIKVYISGISGNKEVKKRQQRVLLILDSKNVKYEVIDMAEPGAEEAKDFMQNNSTSFGGTIGDPTPRHPLPPQIFNDEVYCGDYDMFDMANELDEMEKFLKLEPNSLNEQISSAEINLKNGDASIDEKIDNVLGKTDESKENEVPNEQKDVEDNKEDGSGDREEILENGGLGVEEKVEETTDKEDTLEQDGTENKTIVTTDKEDPVDKDDVDSGAGDEAEEDELENVTPLEKSDE, encoded by the exons ATGGTGATTAAAGTGTACATCAGTGGAATTTCGGGAAATAAAGAG GTGAAAAAAAGACAACAAAGAGTCCTCTTAATATTAGAttctaaaaatgttaaatacgAAGTTATAGATATGGCCGAGCCCGGGGCTGAAGAGGCCAAAGattttatgcaaaataattCTACTTCTTTCGGAGGTACAATAGGAGATCCTACGCCTAGACACCCTCTCCCACCTCAGATCTTTAATGACGAAGTATATTGTGGg GATTATGATATGTTCGATATGGCGAATGAATTagatgaaatggaaaaatttttaaaattagaaccGAATTCGTTAAACGAACAAATTTCTAGTGCTGaaattaatctgaaaaatggaGATGCTtctattgatgaaaaaatagataacGTACTTGGAAAAACTGACGAATCAAAGGAAAATGAAGTGCCCAATGAACAAAAAGATGTAGAAGACAATAAGGAAGACGGATCTGGAGATAGAGAG gaaatattagaaaatggtGGTTTGGGTGTCGAGGAAAAGGTAGAAGAAACCACTGATAAAGAG GACACATTAGAACAAGATGGcacagaaaataaaacaatagtaACTACAGATAAAGAG GACCCGGTCGATAAAGATGACGTTGACAGTGGTGCTGGGGATGAAGCCGAAGAAGACGAACTAGAAAATGTAACTCCTCTCGAAAAgtctgatgaataa